One Luteibacter aegosomaticola genomic window carries:
- a CDS encoding FAD-dependent oxidoreductase, with protein sequence MSESSEKPTGPDFTQGVPVGDIPAEGVLKGRVGDDAVIIGRIAGGFAAISASCSHYGGDLSEGLRVDNAVHCPLHHACFDLLTGRALRAPALSPVDRWRVDERDGKVFIQEKLPAPEPAEPTDTPERHIVIVGGGAAGFAAAQRLRDLGFDGLLTMISDDPDAPYDRPNVSKDYLAGTAQPEWMPLKDKAFYADNRIDLRLDVTVDHVNAEHRTVTLDTGDRLDYDTLLLCTGAEPIRPDGPGFDDAEVFTVRTMQDAQAIIAAIENGGPVAVIGSSFIGMEVAAALRERKVEVHVVSPDTVPLKRVLGEEFGTMIRGLHEARGVRFHLGRKATGYVDGHVTLDNGDKVRAAKVVLGIGVHPRTDLAEAAGLQIDNGVLVDATMRTSDEDIYAAGDIARFPGLDDSRQRVEHWVVAERQGQVAAAAMLGFDEIYNEAPFFWSMHYDTSIRYVGHALAWDEIEVLGSIANKDAEVRYKKNGRELAVATVNRDKASLEAAERLTSL encoded by the coding sequence ATGTCCGAGTCGTCCGAGAAGCCCACTGGCCCTGATTTCACCCAGGGCGTGCCCGTGGGCGACATCCCCGCCGAGGGCGTGCTGAAGGGACGCGTCGGTGACGACGCGGTCATTATCGGTCGTATCGCGGGCGGCTTCGCGGCGATCAGTGCATCATGCAGCCACTACGGTGGCGATCTCAGCGAAGGGTTGCGCGTGGATAACGCCGTGCACTGTCCGCTGCATCACGCCTGCTTCGACCTGCTCACGGGCCGCGCGCTGCGAGCCCCTGCGCTATCCCCCGTGGATCGCTGGCGGGTGGATGAGCGCGACGGCAAGGTGTTCATCCAGGAGAAGCTCCCCGCACCCGAGCCAGCCGAGCCCACGGATACCCCTGAACGGCATATCGTGATCGTCGGCGGCGGTGCGGCTGGCTTCGCCGCCGCGCAGCGTCTGCGCGACCTCGGTTTCGACGGCTTGCTTACGATGATCAGTGACGATCCCGATGCGCCGTATGACCGCCCGAATGTGTCCAAGGATTACCTGGCCGGTACAGCGCAGCCCGAGTGGATGCCGCTGAAGGACAAGGCGTTCTACGCGGATAACCGGATCGACCTTCGCCTGGATGTCACCGTGGATCACGTCAACGCCGAGCATCGTACGGTGACGTTGGATACCGGTGACCGGCTCGATTACGACACGTTGTTGCTGTGCACGGGCGCGGAGCCGATCCGTCCTGATGGTCCTGGCTTCGATGATGCCGAGGTCTTCACCGTGCGCACGATGCAAGACGCGCAGGCGATCATCGCGGCGATTGAAAATGGCGGACCGGTGGCGGTGATCGGCAGCAGCTTTATCGGCATGGAGGTCGCGGCGGCGTTGCGCGAGCGCAAGGTCGAGGTGCACGTCGTGAGTCCCGATACGGTGCCGTTGAAGCGCGTGCTGGGTGAGGAGTTCGGCACGATGATCCGCGGTTTGCACGAAGCGCGCGGGGTGCGCTTTCACCTCGGACGCAAGGCGACGGGTTACGTGGATGGCCACGTAACGCTGGATAACGGTGACAAGGTGCGCGCGGCCAAGGTGGTGCTGGGTATCGGTGTGCATCCGCGGACGGATCTTGCCGAGGCGGCGGGCCTGCAGATCGATAACGGCGTGCTGGTGGATGCGACGATGCGTACCTCGGATGAGGATATTTACGCGGCGGGTGATATCGCGCGTTTCCCCGGCCTGGATGATTCGCGTCAGCGCGTGGAGCATTGGGTAGTGGCGGAGCGGCAGGGGCAGGTGGCGGCGGCTGCGATGCTGGGCTTCGATGAAATTTACAACGAAGCGCCGTTCTTCTGGAGCATGCATTACGACACGAGCATACGCTACGTAGGCCATGCGTTAGCGTGGGACGAGATCGAAGTACTGGGCTCCATTGCGAACAAGGACGCCGAAGTCCGCTACAAGAAAAACGGCCGCGAACTCGCCGTAGCCACCGTCAACCGCGACAAAGCGTCCCTCGAAGCCGCCGAACGCCTAACCTCGCTGTAG
- the dbpA gene encoding ATP-dependent RNA helicase DbpA: MNTFTQLPLSPALLAAVETIGYTEMTPVQAESLPPILAGRDVLAEARTGSGKTAAFGLGLLQRLDPSEIRLQALVLCPTRELADQVAKSIRRLATNIPNVKLLTLCGGMPLGPQLASLEHDPHIVVGTPGRVQEHLKRGSLHGGGINTFVLDEADRMLDMGFEEAIDDIIKRISKHHQTLLFSATYPDEIRAVSGRVQKDPVLVTIDEPHTESTIEQRLVEVEPPLKVDVLARILHHEKPESVLVFCNMRKDTDELAAALDKLGFSALALHGDLEQRDRDEALVRFANRSCNVLVATDVAARGLDIAGLPMVVSFDVAHDPDTHTHRSGRTGRAGASGLAITLAGSRELNKVRAIEERFGKPFARYPAKPGDGRKVLNLAPMKTLVIDAGRKDKLRPGDILGALTGDAGLQGNDIGKIDVYATRAYVAIKRDLANKALNRLREGKIKGRNFRVRSL, from the coding sequence ATGAACACCTTTACCCAGCTCCCCCTCTCCCCCGCGCTCCTGGCCGCCGTCGAAACCATCGGCTATACCGAGATGACGCCCGTGCAGGCCGAAAGCCTGCCGCCCATCCTCGCCGGCCGCGATGTGCTCGCCGAGGCGCGCACCGGCAGCGGTAAGACCGCGGCCTTCGGCCTGGGCCTGCTGCAACGCCTGGACCCGTCGGAGATCCGCCTGCAGGCGCTGGTGCTCTGCCCCACCCGCGAGCTGGCCGACCAGGTCGCCAAGTCGATCCGACGCCTTGCCACGAACATCCCGAACGTGAAGCTGCTCACCCTGTGCGGTGGCATGCCGCTCGGCCCGCAGCTCGCGTCGCTGGAGCACGACCCGCACATCGTCGTCGGCACGCCCGGCCGCGTGCAGGAGCACCTGAAGCGCGGCAGCCTGCACGGTGGTGGCATCAACACCTTCGTGCTCGATGAAGCCGACCGCATGCTCGACATGGGGTTCGAGGAAGCGATCGACGACATCATCAAGCGCATTTCGAAGCATCATCAGACGCTGCTGTTCTCTGCTACGTATCCGGACGAAATCCGTGCCGTGAGTGGCCGGGTGCAGAAGGATCCGGTGCTGGTGACGATCGACGAGCCGCATACCGAGAGCACGATCGAGCAGCGCCTGGTGGAAGTGGAGCCGCCACTTAAGGTGGACGTGCTTGCACGCATCCTGCACCACGAGAAGCCGGAATCGGTGCTGGTGTTCTGCAATATGCGCAAGGATACCGATGAGCTGGCGGCGGCCCTCGATAAGCTGGGCTTCAGCGCACTGGCGTTGCACGGTGACCTGGAACAGCGTGATCGCGACGAGGCACTGGTGAGGTTTGCGAACCGCAGTTGCAACGTACTGGTGGCGACAGACGTCGCGGCACGCGGTCTGGATATCGCCGGCCTGCCGATGGTGGTGAGCTTCGACGTGGCACACGATCCCGATACGCATACGCACCGTAGTGGCCGTACGGGCCGTGCGGGCGCCAGCGGCCTGGCGATCACCCTTGCGGGTTCGCGTGAACTGAACAAGGTGCGGGCGATCGAGGAGCGTTTCGGCAAGCCGTTTGCGCGTTACCCCGCCAAGCCCGGCGATGGCCGCAAGGTACTAAACCTCGCACCGATGAAGACGCTGGTCATCGACGCAGGCCGCAAGGACAAACTGCGCCCGGGCGACATCCTCGGCGCGCTCACCGGCGACGCCGGCCTCCAAGGCAACGACATCGGCAAGATCGACGTCTATGCGACCCGCGCCTATGTCGCGATCAAGCGCGACCTCGCCAACAAGGCGTTGAACCGTTTGCGCGAGGGCAAGATCAAAGGCCGCAACTTCCGCGTTCGGTCACTTTGA
- a CDS encoding restriction endonuclease, translating to MSAAFKPVQHRYDDALSRVSWREFQQRIAGHFEAAGFAVECSGVGDNAERGIDLILRRGDEIIVATCRHWTAFQVPHSDVHRLIGQMPAVGATGAVVITSGEFTRQAVDAAARFRHIRLVDGRALRALLGPIEDPQDTRPASAEPSLWTPLAAAGVIAEGAADGRQTSRAAAIAAVAAVLVMALAMLTLYTWYIRDIHAARVGSTAHAGDVYRHAGALPAPPPFAQAEAQAKPRDLSLSGTSGAP from the coding sequence GTGAGCGCGGCCTTCAAACCTGTCCAGCATCGTTACGACGACGCGCTCAGCCGGGTGTCGTGGCGTGAATTCCAGCAGCGCATCGCGGGGCATTTCGAAGCCGCCGGCTTTGCCGTGGAATGTTCGGGTGTCGGCGATAACGCCGAGCGGGGCATCGACCTGATCCTTCGCCGCGGCGACGAGATCATCGTGGCCACGTGCCGGCACTGGACCGCGTTCCAGGTGCCGCATAGCGATGTTCACCGGCTGATCGGGCAGATGCCCGCCGTCGGTGCGACCGGTGCCGTGGTCATCACGTCCGGGGAGTTCACTCGCCAGGCCGTCGATGCCGCCGCGCGTTTCCGTCACATCAGGCTCGTGGATGGCCGTGCGCTGAGGGCCCTGCTTGGCCCGATCGAAGACCCGCAGGATACGAGGCCCGCGTCGGCCGAGCCCAGCTTATGGACACCCCTCGCCGCGGCGGGCGTGATCGCTGAGGGCGCCGCCGACGGTCGCCAGACAAGCCGTGCCGCCGCCATCGCCGCCGTCGCGGCGGTACTGGTCATGGCGCTGGCCATGCTGACCCTCTACACCTGGTACATCCGCGATATCCACGCCGCGCGCGTGGGTAGCACGGCGCACGCGGGCGACGTTTACAGGCACGCCGGCGCCCTCCCCGCACCGCCGCCCTTTGCCCAGGCCGAGGCGCAGGCGAAACCCAGGGACCTATCACTTTCGGGCACTAGCGGAGCGCCCTGA
- a CDS encoding lysozyme inhibitor LprI family protein — MPGFAIPQAKKENGVRKSKAGFGLVLALVAPWAHGAGFDCAKAGTGVEKAICASPKVSALDGQLGDVFRAALKNHPGQAELLKLDQRHWLAERDATLSAYPSVKEAESGVLALYKARMNFLRGLDDTTWPKPFDALRPALAKLPTSGVKIPADFAKAGVDITLSEDVPLEKADAFPWQADANVRDGLKDLESYGGYRKLAGSPISSVWSLGGTAHCWTEVPFRIEGKKAIAVDSPTVWGDGDCMTDHGIAHIAGQYVAYVVGDGRADEVTLDAAVWNGKAFDPGKQLVMRFDHVLTIDGSACAGSKGACDDFAKLAMSAATRYDRSPQKGVLDTAFAPYDKAAYAALVKAARGPGGPLEKDGQPPELPLLEDTGKMAGFSSDAEVFPLVFRGETLLGLIDHGHVGWRENNDWLVAAWRLKNGKPEAAAAAYISVNRDKLLLAAPVPEPPAETH, encoded by the coding sequence ATGCCCGGGTTCGCCATTCCCCAGGCGAAGAAGGAGAACGGTGTGCGGAAGAGCAAGGCAGGATTCGGGCTGGTGCTGGCCCTGGTGGCGCCATGGGCGCACGGCGCGGGGTTCGATTGCGCGAAGGCAGGCACCGGCGTGGAGAAAGCGATCTGCGCGTCGCCGAAGGTGTCGGCGCTGGATGGGCAGCTGGGCGACGTGTTCCGTGCGGCGCTGAAGAACCATCCTGGCCAGGCCGAGCTGCTGAAGCTGGACCAGCGGCATTGGCTGGCGGAGCGTGATGCGACGTTGTCTGCGTACCCTTCGGTGAAGGAAGCGGAATCCGGCGTTCTCGCGCTCTACAAGGCGCGCATGAATTTCCTTCGCGGCCTGGATGACACGACGTGGCCCAAGCCCTTTGATGCCCTGCGTCCTGCGCTGGCGAAGCTGCCCACGTCGGGTGTGAAAATCCCTGCTGACTTCGCGAAGGCGGGTGTCGATATCACGCTCTCCGAGGATGTGCCTCTGGAGAAAGCGGATGCGTTCCCCTGGCAAGCGGACGCGAATGTCCGCGACGGCCTGAAGGATCTCGAGAGCTACGGCGGTTACCGCAAGCTGGCAGGCTCGCCGATTAGTTCGGTGTGGTCGCTCGGCGGCACGGCGCATTGCTGGACCGAGGTGCCGTTCCGCATCGAGGGCAAGAAGGCCATCGCGGTGGACTCGCCGACGGTGTGGGGCGACGGCGATTGCATGACGGATCACGGCATCGCGCACATCGCTGGCCAGTACGTCGCGTACGTGGTCGGCGATGGCCGCGCCGATGAAGTGACGCTCGATGCGGCCGTATGGAATGGCAAGGCGTTCGATCCGGGCAAGCAGCTCGTGATGCGCTTTGATCATGTGCTGACAATCGACGGCAGCGCGTGTGCGGGCAGCAAGGGCGCGTGCGACGACTTCGCGAAGCTGGCGATGTCGGCGGCAACCCGCTACGACCGCAGCCCGCAGAAGGGCGTGCTCGACACCGCCTTCGCGCCTTATGACAAGGCGGCGTATGCCGCCCTGGTCAAAGCGGCGCGCGGGCCCGGCGGCCCCCTCGAAAAGGATGGCCAGCCGCCGGAACTCCCCTTGCTGGAAGACACCGGCAAGATGGCCGGCTTCAGCAGCGATGCCGAGGTGTTCCCGCTGGTGTTCCGTGGCGAAACCCTGCTCGGCCTGATCGACCACGGCCACGTGGGTTGGCGCGAGAACAACGACTGGCTGGTGGCTGCCTGGCGCCTGAAGAACGGAAAGCCGGAAGCGGCTGCGGCGGCGTATATCTCGGTCAACCGTGACAAGCTCCTCCTGGCGGCACCCGTACCCGAGCCGCCGGCCGAAACCCACTGA
- a CDS encoding PH domain-containing protein — protein sequence MHTFATSMSNAARWIGISTVMITVVAIAIVMNRDAPATIGVPLAGVLALALALAYGISPLRYEIGGGRLVIRRQVGRSTVELRGAVIRPDSEAFKGLVRVIGNGGFFAFDGLFYSRRLGMVKVAARHRDHGVVIQPPSGRAVVVSLDDPQAFIAAAVGEGALLSN from the coding sequence ATGCACACCTTTGCTACCAGCATGTCGAATGCCGCTCGCTGGATCGGCATCTCCACCGTCATGATCACCGTGGTCGCCATTGCGATCGTGATGAACCGGGACGCACCGGCGACCATCGGCGTGCCGCTCGCGGGTGTGCTCGCTCTGGCGCTTGCCCTGGCCTACGGCATCTCGCCGCTACGTTATGAGATCGGCGGTGGCCGCCTGGTCATCCGCCGCCAGGTGGGGCGCTCGACGGTCGAGCTGCGCGGCGCGGTCATCCGTCCGGATAGCGAGGCTTTCAAGGGCCTTGTACGCGTGATCGGCAACGGCGGGTTCTTCGCGTTCGACGGGCTGTTCTACTCGCGCCGCCTCGGCATGGTGAAAGTGGCGGCGCGCCATCGCGACCACGGTGTGGTCATCCAGCCACCGAGTGGCCGCGCCGTCGTGGTTTCGTTGGATGATCCGCAGGCCTTTATCGCTGCGGCTGTTGGCGAGGGGGCGCTGCTTTCGAACTAG
- the cycA gene encoding D-serine/D-alanine/glycine transporter: MSHPQESNPDHLRRSLSNRHLQLIAIGGAIGTGLFMGSGKTISLAGPSILFVYLIIGVMLFFVMRAMGELLLSNLDYKSFIDFSTDLLGPWAGFFCGWTYWFCWIITAIADVIAIANYAQFWFPSLAPWIPAVLCVLLLLTLNLTTVRLFGELEFWFALIKIIAICALVVTGFGMVAWAFRSPDGHVASLANLWNDGGMFPMGIGGFFAGFQIAVFAFVGIELVGTTAAETADPERNLPKAINSIPVRIIVFYVLALIVIMSVTPWRQVLPGKSPFVELFVLAGIPAAASLINFVVLTSATSSANSGIFSTSRMLFGLAEENHAPSAFKRLSKAAVPSRGLLFSCACLLGGAMLVYVVPNLVTAFTLVTTLSAILFMFVWSLILCSYMAYRKKRPELHAVSSYKMPGGVFMCWVCLAFFAFVLVLLTLQADTRQALIASPVWFAILGVAYLARRKRA; this comes from the coding sequence ATGAGCCATCCGCAGGAATCGAACCCCGACCACCTCAGGCGTAGCCTGTCCAACCGCCACCTGCAGCTCATCGCGATCGGCGGTGCCATCGGCACCGGCCTGTTCATGGGTTCGGGCAAGACGATCAGCCTCGCGGGGCCGTCCATCCTGTTCGTTTACCTGATCATCGGCGTGATGCTGTTTTTCGTCATGCGTGCGATGGGCGAGCTGCTCCTCTCGAACCTGGACTACAAGTCGTTCATCGATTTCTCCACCGACCTGCTCGGCCCCTGGGCCGGCTTCTTCTGCGGGTGGACGTACTGGTTCTGCTGGATCATCACCGCGATCGCGGACGTCATCGCCATCGCGAACTACGCCCAGTTCTGGTTCCCATCGCTGGCACCGTGGATTCCCGCGGTGCTGTGCGTGCTTTTGCTGCTCACCCTGAACCTGACGACGGTACGCCTCTTCGGCGAACTCGAATTCTGGTTCGCACTGATCAAGATCATCGCGATCTGCGCGCTCGTCGTGACGGGCTTTGGCATGGTGGCATGGGCGTTCCGTTCGCCCGATGGACACGTGGCGTCACTCGCCAACCTCTGGAATGACGGTGGCATGTTCCCCATGGGCATCGGCGGGTTCTTCGCTGGCTTCCAGATCGCGGTGTTCGCCTTCGTCGGTATCGAACTGGTCGGTACGACCGCCGCGGAAACGGCGGACCCGGAGCGCAACCTGCCCAAGGCGATCAACTCGATCCCCGTGCGCATCATCGTGTTCTACGTGCTCGCGCTCATCGTGATCATGTCGGTGACACCGTGGCGCCAGGTGCTCCCGGGCAAGAGCCCGTTCGTGGAATTGTTCGTGCTGGCGGGCATCCCTGCCGCCGCGAGCCTCATCAACTTCGTGGTGCTCACCTCGGCAACGTCATCCGCCAACAGCGGCATCTTCTCCACCAGCCGCATGCTGTTCGGCCTGGCCGAAGAGAACCACGCACCTTCCGCGTTCAAGCGCCTGTCGAAGGCCGCCGTGCCCTCGCGTGGCCTGCTGTTTTCGTGCGCGTGCCTGCTGGGCGGCGCGATGCTGGTTTATGTCGTGCCTAACCTCGTCACCGCGTTCACCCTCGTGACCACGCTCTCCGCGATCCTCTTCATGTTCGTGTGGTCGCTGATCCTGTGCTCGTACATGGCGTACCGGAAGAAGCGGCCCGAGCTGCACGCCGTGTCGTCCTACAAGATGCCGGGCGGCGTGTTCATGTGCTGGGTGTGCCTCGCGTTCTTCGCCTTCGTGCTGGTGCTGCTCACCCTGCAGGCGGATACCCGCCAGGCGCTGATCGCCAGCCCCGTGTGGTTCGCGATCCTGGGCGTAGCCTACCTGGCCCGCCGCAAGCGAGCCTGA
- a CDS encoding aldo/keto reductase yields the protein MALHLDSYTTLGRSGLRVSPVSLGTMTFGETWGWGSGEAESRTILDTYLERGGNFIDTANFYTGGTSETLLGKFLEGRRDRAVIATKYSLNTEPGNVNTGGNHRRNMVRAVEASLKRLNTDYIDLYYLHVWDYTTPVDEIMRGFDDLVRSGKIVYAGISDAPAWQVSRMQMLAELRGWAPFVALQIEYSLIERTVEHDLLPMADALDLGVLAWSPLGSGVLSGKYSRADIEANKGKDMFNGGRAAVAAGTGALSEHNLDIVDALKQVAEDVGHSPAQTAIAWLLARQAPRVIPILGARTAKQFEENLAALEVSFTPEQIQRLDAASAIDPIFPHRFLPMVQASVSGGSSITRGW from the coding sequence ATGGCTCTGCACCTGGATAGCTACACCACCCTCGGCCGTTCCGGCCTGCGCGTCAGCCCGGTCTCGCTGGGCACCATGACCTTCGGCGAGACCTGGGGCTGGGGCTCCGGCGAAGCCGAATCGCGCACGATCCTGGATACCTACCTGGAACGCGGCGGCAACTTCATCGACACCGCCAATTTCTATACCGGTGGCACCTCCGAGACCCTGCTGGGCAAGTTCCTGGAAGGCCGCCGCGACCGCGCGGTGATCGCCACCAAGTACAGCCTCAATACCGAGCCGGGCAACGTGAACACCGGCGGCAACCACCGCCGCAACATGGTGCGCGCGGTCGAAGCGAGCCTTAAACGCCTGAATACCGACTACATCGACCTGTACTACCTGCACGTGTGGGACTACACCACGCCGGTCGACGAAATCATGCGTGGCTTCGACGACCTCGTCCGCTCGGGCAAGATCGTGTATGCCGGCATTTCCGATGCCCCGGCCTGGCAGGTCTCGCGCATGCAGATGCTCGCCGAGCTGCGTGGCTGGGCGCCGTTCGTCGCCCTGCAGATCGAATACAGCCTGATCGAACGCACGGTGGAGCACGATCTGCTGCCCATGGCGGACGCACTCGATCTCGGCGTGCTCGCCTGGTCGCCGCTGGGCAGCGGCGTGCTCTCCGGCAAGTACAGCCGCGCGGATATCGAGGCCAACAAGGGCAAGGACATGTTCAACGGTGGCCGTGCGGCCGTTGCGGCGGGTACGGGCGCGCTGAGCGAGCACAATCTCGATATCGTCGATGCGCTGAAGCAGGTCGCGGAAGACGTGGGCCATTCGCCCGCGCAAACCGCCATTGCCTGGCTGCTCGCCAGGCAGGCGCCCCGCGTCATTCCGATCCTGGGCGCGCGTACCGCGAAGCAGTTTGAAGAGAACCTGGCCGCTCTCGAGGTGAGCTTCACGCCCGAGCAGATCCAGCGCCTCGACGCCGCCAGCGCCATCGACCCGATCTTCCCGCACCGCTTCCTGCCCATGGTGCAGGCCTCGGTGAGCGGCGGCTCGAGCATCACCCGCGGCTGGTAA
- a CDS encoding LysR family transcriptional regulator, whose product MQNDLLPAIAAFARVAHHASFTRAARELGVSPSALSQNVRSLEARLGVRLLDRSTRRVGVTEIGQRFLEEAQAGLGAIGRAVEAVTDSREAPAGLLRLNLPKSVADIAVIPHLADFAKAYPDVTVELHCENRFIDLVAMGFDAGFRLGESLANDVVAVPIGEPLRIATFASPAYLAAHGAPQTPADLLHHRCLCIRLDPERSVARWDYTVDGRYIEIEVGAAVISNDGDLLLAAAREGLGVACHMEGIVAADLAAGTLVPVLTDYWPTFGAFHLYYPSRVHMPRKLRVFIDFLRQRHAT is encoded by the coding sequence ATGCAGAACGACCTCTTGCCCGCCATCGCGGCATTTGCCCGCGTGGCGCACCATGCGAGCTTTACCCGGGCCGCCCGGGAACTTGGTGTGTCGCCTTCGGCGCTGTCGCAGAACGTGCGCAGCCTGGAAGCCCGATTGGGCGTGCGCCTGCTTGACCGGAGCACGCGCCGGGTGGGCGTGACCGAGATAGGCCAGCGCTTTCTCGAGGAAGCGCAGGCCGGCCTGGGCGCTATCGGCCGCGCCGTGGAGGCGGTGACTGATTCACGCGAAGCGCCCGCGGGCCTGCTGCGGCTGAACCTGCCCAAGTCCGTCGCCGATATCGCCGTGATTCCGCACCTGGCGGACTTCGCGAAGGCCTACCCGGACGTCACCGTCGAACTGCACTGCGAAAACCGCTTCATCGATCTGGTCGCCATGGGCTTCGACGCCGGCTTCCGCCTGGGCGAGAGCCTGGCCAACGACGTGGTCGCCGTGCCGATTGGCGAGCCGCTCCGCATCGCCACGTTTGCATCGCCTGCCTACCTTGCCGCGCACGGCGCGCCGCAGACGCCGGCCGACCTGCTGCACCATCGTTGCCTGTGCATCCGCCTGGACCCTGAGCGCAGCGTGGCCCGCTGGGACTACACGGTGGATGGCCGGTATATCGAGATCGAGGTGGGCGCGGCCGTCATCAGCAACGATGGCGACCTGTTGCTGGCCGCGGCCCGCGAAGGCCTGGGGGTGGCCTGCCACATGGAGGGGATCGTCGCGGCCGATCTCGCCGCTGGAACGCTGGTACCGGTACTAACGGACTACTGGCCAACTTTCGGCGCCTTCCACCTGTACTATCCAAGCCGTGTGCACATGCCCAGGAAGCTTCGCGTGTTCATCGATTTCCTGCGCCAGCGCCACGCCACGTAA
- a CDS encoding nuclear transport factor 2 family protein gives MIDPARRQLIEIYLAAYNHFDIPGMLGALTDDVRFEHHQGGELSVATDGKADLEKLARVGAQLFAAREQKIVELEERGSDIVATIDFHGEIAEDIPEGPRAGTIIEMQGTTEFGFAPHGKICKVIDRA, from the coding sequence ATGATCGACCCCGCACGCCGGCAACTGATCGAGATCTACCTTGCCGCGTACAATCACTTCGATATCCCCGGCATGCTCGGCGCGCTCACCGACGACGTGCGTTTCGAACACCATCAGGGTGGCGAGCTGAGCGTGGCCACCGACGGCAAGGCCGACCTGGAGAAGCTGGCGCGCGTGGGCGCTCAGTTATTCGCCGCTCGCGAACAGAAAATCGTCGAGCTCGAGGAGCGTGGCAGCGACATCGTGGCCACCATCGATTTCCACGGCGAGATCGCCGAAGACATTCCCGAAGGCCCGCGCGCAGGCACCATTATCGAGATGCAGGGCACCACCGAATTCGGTTTCGCCCCGCACGGCAAGATCTGCAAGGTGATTGACCGCGCCTGA